One Aegilops tauschii subsp. strangulata cultivar AL8/78 chromosome 2, Aet v6.0, whole genome shotgun sequence genomic window, TAAAGCAGATGGGCTGAGCGGGTCTGTGGGTCCAGTGAGAAGCAAAGTTAagaaaaatatttttcttttgATTTTAACATGCAGGGAGTCACATAATTTACAATATAAGGATCGTGGCAATAACATTATTGAATTAATTTTTATGACTTAAAATGTAATCCCAGCTGGTCCCATGGAGTAGGCCAAACCAAGCTTGCAAGCACTAACAGCACGGAATCAGTCAACGAGAAGCTCCCAAAGTAATTAGCACCGTGGTGGTGGTGAAGAGAAATTACCTCAAAGCCCTAACAGCAGTAGCCCAGCTACATTCACTGGAGGGTATCAGCCCAAGACAAACACGATCAGCAACCCCCTGATTAAAGGAAGGAAAACAGTAAGCAGCCATCATAGTGCAGGTATTTAGCTCAACAAATGAAATGTGTTCACCGCATACTTTTGGTGCTGTCAAACGGTTATCTCCTTCAAGTATAACGCATCGATCTGCTACATGGTTGTCCATTACATTCCGCTGAAGAGCCTCCAGAGCATGTGGATTCCATTCACATGCATAAACCAACTTCGCATTAGCCCTGCAAAGAAATAAGGATTATATTTTGAAGGGAAAGAAAATCACTTAGAACTAAGACCAAGGATGTCATCGAGAATATACTTCACAAGAAATGGGAGCACAAAGTATCCAATTCCGGAAAACAAGTCCACAACCACTTCATCTCTACAATCAAGCTGTCCCATTCGAAGCTTCTCAGAGCGATTACCAGAAGAAAACATGCATTTTGTTGCATCGAGTGAATAAGAGATGCCATTTTCATAATGGGTTACCCACCCATTATCACCCACAAGAAGTTCTAATGTACTATCTCTTGTGCCATTTGGCATGATTTTCCCCTGCAAAACAGGAAGACCAAGTCAATCACATATTCACATCCTCAAAAGAAGGAACTGCTTTCAACCTGCTAATGGAAACACATAGATGTCATAAGTTATTCAATAAGCAGCACCTTACATCAGGAGGTATGTGCTTAAAGTGGACACGACATATTATAATCTATAATATGACATGGCAACTGTTTTAGTTTCAGATTCCAAGTATTTTACTGCCACTTAGAGAGTGGAAACTCATAGTAACTTACTTGGCGTGCAAGACGTTGCGCCCCAAGCGACTTGGCAACTAGTTGCCAAAGTTCTTCTCTAACTGATTCCCACAGCAGGTCCTTAAAACAAGTCTTTGGAAGCACGGTGATATCACCTAAGGTTTCCCACCTGGACATCAAAAAATTAAAATTTCAGCAAGTAAGATGTCTGAACAAgacatatatttttattttaacTAGTATGTTTCCATACTACTTGTACTTCTAGTTTTCAGAATAATAAGTACACCTATTCTAAGCAGGCCAGTGAGAACAGACCTAGTTGGCAGCTGCTCTAACAACCAAGAGGGCATTCCTTTTCTTTCCAGTAGAGAAGATATAAGTTCTCTCATGATGATTTGAGGAGATTTATAAGCTTTTCGGCTGAGAGCTAGTTCATCTTTCAAAAAAGAACCATGGAACGATGATAGTATTTCCAATGCTTCATGAAGAGCAATGCTATCACCGATAAGCTTCTTTTCCGGACATCCCAATAGTCCTTTAGAGATACATGAATCATCATCTAGCAACTTGGAATGTTGATCAGTGACTAAGGTGTGGAAGTTTCTACTAACAGGAAAAAGAACAAGGACATTATCCTGGCTCACTCGAACTTTTCTAGCAAGGTCCAACCATCCAAACTTTTTCAGAATATCCTTCGCTAATTTGGCATATTTCTTTTCCAATTGGAAAACCAGAGGATCTGAACCAGCAATACCATTAGTAGCAGCATCAACCATTGACTTCACCTTATGACTAATAAAGGTGCCATTTTGCTCACGTTCTTTTAAATCCATTGTATATGTTGCATCCCAACTCTGTACGGCATTGTCGTTTTTCTTGTAAGCAAGTTCAAATACTGACTCCAGCAAATGAAGATCAATTTTTACTGGTTGACAAAATTTTGTTCCAAATGCATAGCAAGATGCACCACCGCCAATAACAACAAGATCATCATCGGTGACAACAGATGAGCTACGCACACAAAGGCATTGACCTAGAGCTGGAATGGAGACATGGAACCAGACTCTATGCTTTAAGTGTAGCAATGCTATTTCTTGGTTGTTTTCTCTGATTGGGCAACCACCAAGTATCCCAATATAGTGTTTATAGATGAACATGCAATGTGAAAATCTAGGAGAGGGAGTTCTTCCGCTAGTGATTTCTTTGTTCCAACTAAGTGTTGTTGTATCAAAACTATAAAAATCATTCAGTGCCCGCTGACCATCATGACCCCCAAACATGAACAGTGTTGACCCATAAGACACCAGAGAATGTGAATGTCGAGCACATGGCCATTCACCAGCAGCAGAAATCACATTCCATCGCATGCTTTCTGTGTCCAATATATTCAAACAAGAATATATGCCTTCATTACTGAGTCCACCAAACACATATATTTTCAAAGCTGCTGCTGCAGCAGCATGTCGGTGCCTGCATACAGGATGAAAGACTTCCATGAAATGAATGTCTTTATAATATTATTATCATTATGTACTAGTTTAATTTTGTGTAGTCATCAGGAATTTCAGTACCTAGGATGGAAAATATCCCCACTGCACTCTACTCTTGACCATCTATTTTCTGTGCTTTGCAAAACCCAGACATCACCAAGAATTTCTGAAGGACCAGCCCTACCTCCAACAGCATAAATATGGTTGCCTACTGCAGTAGTTGTATGACCCATCCGTGGTGAAGGTGAATCTTTAACGTTTATTTCCTTCAACAACCCAGATGTGCGATCAAGCAGAAGGGAATAATTTCTTCTTGAATGTCTTCCTGGTCCTCCAAAACCACCGAAAGTTAGGACCTGCTGCTTTCCTCCAATAGTAAACGCACAAGCAGATTGGCCCCATAAGAAGAGCTTCTCAACTGGTTCACCACTGATCTTCAACTCAGTAATAGAAAGATGGGAACTTCTAATTCCCGATGATGCTGATAGttttccctcatgcattaatctACAGTATACAACAGAAGGAACAAAAAGGGTTAGTGATATAGCAGCTGTATCATGAGTGCAAACATACAAATAAAACTGATGCCCAGTGATAGAATAAGGACTTGTCACTTGTGCAATAAAATATTTATCTTTTAGGGAAGCAATAGAATATTTATGATTTGGTGCAGGAAAACAACCATGGCTTAGTAACATAGTCTGACAGGTAACCAATTGACTCGCTGGCGAGCTAAAACACAACGGCAAAACCTTGCACTGATGTTTTTCTTAATTAAGCCAATATTTACCAAAAGAATATTGCCGTGACAGGCCAAGCATACATACCCAGCATGTACTTGTAATAATTTTCTCAATATCAAAATGATGTCAAATATGCATTAAAGGATCCAAAAGGCCAAAAAAAATGTCACTATGGAAATAATAATAATAGAACAGATGGAGAAAAGGAGAGTTATAAGAACATGCCGTTCAGCATTACCAAAACCATGCTTCGCAATGTTGTTGCGTACAGCATCTCGATTTTCATAATATGACCCTTCTATTGAATTCTCACCAATTCCACAATCACCTTTGGTACCAGCGTCACAATTATAGCTGTCACGTCTCTTTTCCGTAACTAACAGTTCATCATGTGTTTGTACACTCTGATTGAGTGACGCCTGAACTTCAGAGCCCAAAGAATGATCGTCTTTTTTGGTACGAACTTGCAACCCAGATATACCTGGCAGACCCTGGCAGTTTGAAAGGAAACAATATGTTACAAGAAACAAACCCAGTAGTGTATAGCTTCTGAAATTTCAAACAATTATTCCTCTTAAAGTCACTGTATGACTGTCCTAAAGATTCTAACTGCATCCGCTTCAACTGCATTTGGCTATTCATACGGTGACACTAAAAAGATTTGGGCTGGCCAAGGTGACATAATCAATGATTGACTCCTTTGAGGAATGACTACAGCATCCCATATAGCAAGATCCACATACATTTGCATATCATTAACCATCTATGCGCGCATCAACCTAGTGATGAAAACCAAGCTGCGGACCACCAAGGATGAATTCTACAACATCTGCATGCACGAAGGCTGGTCACTTGATGGGTCTACGAGAGTCATCCCTGTTATAAGCAAGATGTAAATGCTACGTGCCTAGAAGAGAAGACAAAAGAATTGTATATGGTCGGTAACATGTTGCAAGCCTTGACACAAATGCTAGTGAAAATCCTCTGCACCCTCAACCAATTCAGGGACTTGGGTGTGATATTGCGCAAATGAGTATTTAGCACCTAAAGGTGTTCAAGGAAAACCCAATAAGGAGGAAGGTGAGCACCTACCACCCGCATGCGCCAAGTGAGGTTCCAGGGCAGAGATGGGAATACGCAGACATGACCCCGACAAGAAAATTGCACCTTCGACAAGGCAAAGGCTTGCTGCTATAACCGCCAGGACTAAAGAGACTTCATTTAGAAGTTCTGCAACCCGAAGAAGATGGAAAAGGGGCATGCTAATTTCATTGACGACGAACCGGCAATGCTAAGATGCACAGAGAGGAGGTGATCAAACAAGAACAAGATTAAGGGGGTGACCTTGTCACAAGTACTTCTAGGTATGTTTAAACTAGCCATGCATGCGCAATTGAGTGTGACATCCTGGCTTAATAGGAATGATAGACTACTCGTATAAACAAGGTGTGCCTTCTTTTCTGGGAGCCCAACCGAAAGGAACCTCAAAGTTAAGCGTGTTTGGCTTGGAGCAATTTGAGGATGGGTGATTGACCcaggtgcgcacgagtgaggactaAGTGTGCAGGAAAGACTAGTGTTGGTATGTGGGGCCAGTCTAAATACCACGCGCAACGGCCAGTAACCAGTGGGTTTTGTCGAGGCGttacaattggtatcagagccgaccctcgCGGTTACACGGGTGTGTGCGGGTCAGTGATGCATACATGGGGCACATGTGGATGCTGGCATGTAACATTCCTGTTGGGCCAATGGGGACGTCAGTTCCtttgagaggggggggggggggggggtatgtgACATCCCAGTTTAATAGGAATGATTCATATAAACAAGGTGCGTCTTCTTTTCCGGGAGCCCAACCAAAAGAAActcaaagttaagcgtgcttggctTGGAGCAATTTGAGGATGGGTGACCAGCTGGGAAGTTGATTCCGGGTGCGCACGAGTAAGGAAAAAGTGCGCAGGAAAGACTAGTGTTGGTACTTGGTATGTGGGACCAGTCAGATCCCAGGCGCAACAGTCAGGAACCGGTGGGTTTGGTCGGGGAGTTACATTGAGTCCATGCATAAGGTCAGGTTGTGGCGCATGCACATAAGAGTGCTCATGTGTAAACGCTGCAAGCTGGTTGAGTGTAGTCTGCATCAACCTGGTTTGAGGAGTCGATTGCATTACTGTTGGCAGAACCATGGTAGTTGCTCATTATAGTTCAGTTTGTTTCAATGCATGAGATAAGCACCATACTATTTGCACCACTACGGTGACAATGTGAGCTCGTTCTTCCTAGTGCATCCGTGTCTTTGTTCACAAGTTGAGTATATCATAACTCCTTAATTGAGTTTACTTGACTAAAAATAACATGGCTAGTCTGTCTGGGAAAAGACAACTGAAAATCCATTTAAACTTGATATGCACTAATATATATGTCAGCAAATACATGTTCAAACTTCACATAACACTTGCCTAAGCGCATGGTAATGGACTAATGGTTAAACAAACGAGGGAGTAATAATGCCAGTAAGAGTAAAAGAAAATGAGAATATCTGCTAGGATGCAGAATCAAAATACCTTTGACTGCAAAACGTCTAGAAAGCCATCCATTCGTTTCTTGTTTGCCTCCATCTTACAGTTGGCAATTCTAACAAGGTACCGGATGTACTCGGGAGAAACAACAAGTTCATTTGTCAGACCAAGAGGCACCTCCATGCGAATTGAACATCTTATTGCTACCATTGCCCGTCTTTGCAAGCTTGTGATACCTAAAAAAGGCATCAACATTGCAAGCAAATGGAACACAATAAGTCAATCAAGCACGCCACCTGAACTCTACTACGTAAACCCGAGATGTACAAACCGGCTCACCTGACTCCCGGAACCCCGCCCCGATTGCAGCGGCCACGAGCGCCGCGGCTGCCGCagcatccctgcactccaccgcCACGATCATCGGCTCGAACCTGAACACGAGCTCATCCCCTCCACCCCTCTCTCCGCATCCAGTCCCACCGAACAGGAGCTCTACAACTGCGTCCGGGTCAGCGGGGTCGTGCGAGATGTACAACCACCCGCCGCCCCGGGCCTTCTTCTTGGGCTTGGGGTCGGCCGCTTGGGACTGCGGCGAGGGCTGCGCGAGAACTGAGATGCGGCCGGAGCAGGAGGACGTGGTGAAGAGATCCGCGTTGGAGTTCAGCGCGTCGAGGAGCGGGGCGATGGGGGCGTCTACGCCGCCTTTCGGTGACTTGTCCGGCGCCGGCGAGGAGAGCGCGGCCAGCGCCGCCGCTTTCCGGCGAGCGAAGTCCATGGAGGTGGCTTTAGGGTTTGGGTTGGGCTTTTCCGAGGTTTAGGCTGCGGAAGAGGTTTTTGTTGAAAGATGGTACGTAGAAGATTGGGCCCGCAAATTAATCGGCGCCTTGCCGACGAAATCACTAGTTAAGTTAAGTGTGTCTCAAAAAAAACTAGTTAAgtattctcaaaaaaaaaaagttAAGTCTCCTctttttcctaaaaaaaagttaAGTCTCCTCTTGAAGTGTACTATGTCAAGGTGCACTTGGGCTCTTGTGGATGACGAATTGGCGCAAACCCTAGCAACTAGTATTACGGAGCCAAAAGCTAAACAATGGTTATTCACCCTCATGAGTTCGTTATCGCATGACTTTTTGTGAAGCTTTCGGTTACACTATGGGCTATTTGGGCAGCGAGACTGAAAGCTATTCATGAGGGTTTATTCCCAAGCCCCCAAACTATCAATGGTTTCATCAACAGATACCTCCAGGAACTGAATCTGGTGGCTGCACCAGCTCAGGCTCAGAACCAGCAAACTGCGCCTATGGCCAATGCAATCGCCCCGCGCCCAAAAGCACCGCCACCGGGCCATGCAAAAATTCACGTCGATGCGGCTTGTCGCAAGGGACTCTGGGGCTCAGTGGCGGCTGTTTGCCGAGATGCAACGGGAACTTTTTTGGGTAGCTCAGCCCTCGTGATCGGAGGAGTTGATGACCCTGATATTCTTGAATATAGCATGCACAAGATCTCCACATCCACAACTTAGTTGTTGCATCAGATTCTAAGGGGGTAGTTGGAGCTATCAACAACAGGAGCCGAGGAACCAATGGCGCCATTATTGCTGAGATTAATGTATAGTTATCTCCTTTAATTGTAATTTTACTTTTGAAGGTCGTGTTGGGAAACACaacatgcaatttcaaaaaaattcctacactcatgcaagatctatccaggagatgcatagcaacgacgggggaagagtgtgtccacgtaccctcgtagaccgaaagcggaagcgtttgacaacgcggttgatgtagtcgaacttcttctagctccgaccgatcaagtactgaacgtatggcacctccgagttctgcacacgttcagctcggtgacgtccctcgtctTCTTGATCAAGCAAGGCGTCGAgtaagtagatgagttccgtcagcacgacggcgtgatgacggtgatggtgaagtgatctacacagggcttcgcctaagcactacaaagatATGACCgtgggagtaaacggtggaggggggcaccgcacacggctatgCAATAGTCTGGGTGTGCTAGGGGcgcccccacacacacacacactgtgtgtgtgtaggtgggagggggaggggaggtaGCCAGGGTGCACACTAGggttggccgccgccccctaggggccatgccttgccctgcgcccccctttccatgtatgcatgaaggggaaggaaagaggggggtgAGGGAAGGAAGTGGGGATCACAATCCACACTTTTCTTtcccttcccccctttccttatcCTCCTCCTATGGCCTTATAGGGCACACtggccccttgtgggctggtgtattccttcacaaggcccatatggcccataggaTTGCCGGGGGTACCCGAAacaccttccggtgacccgataagtacctgaTACCCtctgaaacacttccggtgttcgaatatcatcgtcctatatatcaatctttacctctcgaccatttcgagactcctcgtcatgttcgtgatctcatccgggactccgaacaacattcggtcaccaagtcatataactcatataataccatatcgtcaatgaacgttaagcgtgcggaccctacgggttcgagaactatgtagacatgaccgagacacctctccggtcaataaccaatagcggaatctggatgcccatattggctcctacatattctacgaagatctttatcggtcgaaccgttatgacaacatacgtaattccctttgtctatcggtatgttacttgcccgagattcgatcgttggtatcttcatacctagttcaatcctgttaccggcaagtctctttactcgctccATAATACATCACtttgtgactaactccttagtcgtttgcttgcaagcttatgatgtgtattgccgagagggcccagagatacctctccgatactcggagtgacaaatcctaatctcgatctatgccaactcaacaaacaccttcggagatacctgtagagcatctttataatcacccagttacgttgtgacgtttgatagcacataaggcatccctctggtatccgggagttgcataatctcataatcgaaggaatatgtatttgacatgaagaaagcaatagcaataaaactgaacgatcattatgctaagctaatggatgggtcttgtgttggaaatatgccccagaggcaataataaatggttattattgtatttctttgttcatggtaattgtctattattcatgctataattgtattgtccggaaatcgtaatacatgtgtgaatac contains:
- the LOC109737597 gene encoding tRNA wybutosine-synthesizing protein 2/3/4, translated to MDFARRKAAALAALSSPAPDKSPKGGVDAPIAPLLDALNSNADLFTTSSCSGRISVLAQPSPQSQAADPKPKKKARGGGWLYISHDPADPDAVVELLFGGTGCGERGGGDELVFRFEPMIVAVECRDAAAAAALVAAAIGAGFRESGITSLQRRAMVAIRCSIRMEVPLGLTNELVVSPEYIRYLVRIANCKMEANKKRMDGFLDVLQSKGLPGISGLQVRTKKDDHSLGSEVQASLNQSVQTHDELLVTEKRRDSYNCDAGTKGDCGIGENSIEGSYYENRDAVRNNIAKHGFGNAERLMHEGKLSASSGIRSSHLSITELKISGEPVEKLFLWGQSACAFTIGGKQQVLTFGGFGGPGRHSRRNYSLLLDRTSGLLKEINVKDSPSPRMGHTTTAVGNHIYAVGGRAGPSEILGDVWVLQSTENRWSRVECSGDIFHPRHRHAAAAAALKIYVFGGLSNEGIYSCLNILDTESMRWNVISAAGEWPCARHSHSLVSYGSTLFMFGGHDGQRALNDFYSFDTTTLSWNKEITSGRTPSPRFSHCMFIYKHYIGILGGCPIRENNQEIALLHLKHRVWFHVSIPALGQCLCVRSSSVVTDDDLVVIGGGASCYAFGTKFCQPVKIDLHLLESVFELAYKKNDNAVQSWDATYTMDLKEREQNGTFISHKVKSMVDAATNGIAGSDPLVFQLEKKYAKLAKDILKKFGWLDLARKVRVSQDNVLVLFPVSRNFHTLVTDQHSKLLDDDSCISKGLLGCPEKKLIGDSIALHEALEILSSFHGSFLKDELALSRKAYKSPQIIMRELISSLLERKGMPSWLLEQLPTRWETLGDITVLPKTCFKDLLWESVREELWQLVAKSLGAQRLARQGKIMPNGTRDSTLELLVGDNGWVTHYENGISYSLDATKCMFSSGNRSEKLRMGQLDCRDEVVVDLFSGIGYFVLPFLVKANAKLVYACEWNPHALEALQRNVMDNHVADRCVILEGDNRLTAPKGVADRVCLGLIPSSECSWATAVRALRVGGGVLHIHGNVNDSDEARWLDNVVESISSIATARGLSWKVSLEHVERVKWYGPHIRHVVADVRCGSN